TATTCGATCATTCGTTATTTACTATTCGGTATTTATCCCtccatctttctttctttaatttttttttctccttcagaACGCTTGTGACAAGAATTCCCACTGCCAAAATAACGCAACTTGTCAGTCTGGATTTACACTCAAGGGATATCGATGCTTGTGTCCTCTTGGATTCGAGGGAGAACGTTGTGAAATAGGTAAAAGTCGTAGCCAACACTTGAAATGACGTATATGCGAGATTTTGTCTGATTTTCAATGCTGGTATGACAACTGTCCCTCAGTTGGTGAAAATGGCGTAAATTTGTCTCATTATATGTTGTGCTGAatctttccaaaagaaaattccttACTATAGTTTATTGAGCGTGTGTATTGTTTTCTTCGCTCGTTCGTTTgtatattttcgttttttttttggtttggtttgtcTGCTTGTTTGCTGTTTTGTCGAATGCTTGATAGTAATGGCTTATGCACGGcaatttttgcataattttgaaatcccttttttttatctctgatcTCATAGAcgttgacgagtgtaaaggGAACCACTCTTGTCACGAGAATGCAAACTGCACCAACACCATGGGATCACATGAATGCAATTGTCAGCttggatatactggaaatggacaaaattgcacaggtGAATTTTGATTGATTATATTTAAATTATAGAGAAgtcttgactgtgctctgttctgttgcaAAGCACGCAGGAATCAGTTTGACCACGAAAGAAACGTAaagagaaacacgagacgtaatcgaggaggattttcgtctctgctgAGGACTTTCGTCTCTGCTCATGTTATGATAACTTAAATTACGGCTTTTGTCATGTTTAGAAACCTtaatttggttcttctgttgcaaCTTGCCGGCTCGCTTTTTCCGAAATTTTACTTAGTTGACGAGAAAAGCTTGAGAGAAGTTTGGGAAATGGTCAGACATAGTACAATTTAGCAGGTGACGTGACAGTTTTAGCTCAGCTTTATGCTCCGATAGAGTACGCTCATTTAActaatgacagcgcgcgttatgtCCGAACTTAAGTCGTCTTTCAATGTTGTAAATGAATATCTTCGatgctttttgtttctttccgcTGTTGGATGGACCTTACAATAATTTTAGACGACGGCGTGAAACAAAATCGCAAATTTTACTTTGAACCTTAAGCTAGAAGGTGTAAAATCTCTTAAATGCGTTAAACGACAAAATGAAGATGATGGGGAAATTTAATTAATGTATAGTTTCAAACAATACGTTAGCAATCGGTGACGTAATTTTATTGACTACTCGTTGAAATTTTGCAAACTACTGTATAACTAAATAGAAAAAGTTTAACCTTGCGTGTAATTAATACGCGTGTTCGagaataaaaacttgaaaatacatttatatttttttgtatctcaTCATCAGGAAGGCTGACTCTTTATTGCTTCAGGATGTCGTTGATATCCGATTATTTtagtaaatctttttttttttttctgtaataggTATTAGTGTCGGAATACTACGAATGTTAAATTTTGTGTCATCAAGGTTCATTTATCTTGTAAGGACAGTTCCACTGGACCTGTGCTTTGCGTGCAAGGGCGGTGGTATGTCCCCTTTAAAACGGTCGGAAATCGGTGATCAAAATTTGCAGTTACTATCTAGCGTCACAGAACTTTGGCGGTAGATAATTTTGGAAATTGTTAGATTTATTGTGACGCCAAATAAACCAATGACAGTGCGCGCCCGTTGCATCAAATATCTTATTTTGCACTGTGACGCACGATATATCTTCAGACATCGACGATTACAAATCGGATCTCCGTAATCAATATCAAAATACATTTACTTCTCCCAACGATGACAATTTTGTTCCATAATTAGAACCTGAAATTGTTTGCATTGtcttattatttttactttacttttctgACTATACTTTATTATTGACTGAATTTTAATTACAGCACGTCGTTGACGTCCGATTTcttaagaaacattttgccTTCTTTCTTATAAACATCAGTGTTCAAATATTACTATTACCAAAGTTTGTGATAGCTAGTGTTCTCTATCTCCTGGTGACATTCTTTGCGGTTTGATTTTGTAATATTATGTCCTCTTTCAGACATTGACGAATGCAGTGAAGCTCATACCGTTAAAATGAACAAATGCCATCCGAATGCCTCTTGCACTAATACTCAGGGCTCTTACAACTGTTCCTGTCATCCTAAATACATCGGGGATGGTTTAAACTGTGAAGGTATGTTTCGTATTTACCATGCCATTTATATCAAACTTAATTCCCATAAGCGCGAACATTTGCTCTCATTAGCGTCCAGGCTGGCGCGGACAAAGCTTTCCTTACTGCGCTTGCGCATTAGAGTAACGATCACATTAGTGACAATTCATCACGTTGGAATCATTGGAATCCTCTAACGttaattttcaataaagtaaTAATCCAGCTCGGGATAAAATAACCTGACATAACATGTTTTGTCGCGTCATTTGTCAGTGAGCCTCTTGGCACCAAAACCTCCACTTCTCCTCTTTGCTCGCTGAAGCTTTGGACACATGGTCCCAATCTTTTTCCTCAAGACATTTGTTATTCGATTGTTGACGACGATACCTCTAATGCCCGTTTGTTGCGTGATTTTCTCCACAACTGCAGCGAAGGTAGACTCGCCTCTTCCCTCTCCATTCTCTTTGGCAATTGAGTAGGGAAGATAcctgaaaaatggaaacaaaatgtTAGTATTGTATGAAATTCCGTATCTCtgagaacaaaaggaaaaaaataaaatcgcCTAATCTATTCATGAGACTACTTACTAGTTAATACATGCATGTAAACGAAGGTAACGAATGGCTTGAAAATCTCGCTTTTGGACCCTCTGATCTTTTTGCCACGGCTTTTATGGATCCGCAGTAGACCAGAAGTAAAACCGGTGAGCGTGCTCCAATTTGAGTGGCCATTTGACCCATCTATATCAGTCGCAAATTAGACGAATTATAAACCAAAATATAGAAATTTCTCGTTCCATTCGACTGTGGCGGTACAAATGAGATTCGATCATGAGCGAAAGAGCTAAGACCCACTCTTGCGCGCTAACTGCAGTACGACAGTTTGAACGTCTTCGAAAATTGCCTAATTTATACATTTTGATGACTATACTCGTGTCATTTGACTTTGCAGTCGATCCTTGCTATGAATACAAAAATCTGAGTCATCCTAAAAGAAAAAGCAGTTACAATACTCCCGATCATGTAGAGCGGTGTGAGACAGAATTCGatggatggtatcgttttgCGGGAGcagcaggaacaaaaatgccaacaacacgTGTGCCAGCATACAGGTGTGATACAACCTTCTCTGGCTGGTTGAATGGTGCCcatcctacagtggaagatggtgaagtACTCCGGAAGGTCTGCTTTAGTGATAATTCTGAGGGTTGCAAATCCAAGACCTCAATTTCTGTGAAGAACTGCTCATCCTACTATATCTACAAACTTCATAAGCCGTCGGTGTGTCCGTCGCGCTACTGTGGCACAGACTGAATATGCAGAGAGGAGTTTACGTAATAACAGAATTCATAGTCGTTGTATTTTAGGGAAGTGGCGTCACGATCTTTAATATTTTGCTAGATTTTTACGTTGGTGTCGCTTTGTAAATGCTATCATTAACAAAAAGTCTTATTTGGAATGACAATAAgattcatgacaaaaaaaacttttaacttatTTCAGAAAACACACGTGTCATTCTCGCTGTATGAACTATCGAAAAGTGGGTTAATATAGTTTTCAATGCGGTCCAATTCTGAAATTTTATATAACTTATGTTAGTACCTTTGGCTATTACTTATTTTATTATCCTTATATCTGAGCATgatgtttccttttaaaacaaaactacAATCAAAGATAAGTAGGTAACGGTGTTATAACTTTAAAAGAGTTGTAAAAAAGACTCGAGAGTCATCAAGAAAACAACCCGCAATGTTTCAGTGTCAGATCTATTGACAAAGTCGAACGAAAAGCATTCAAtgctttctttttaaaacagtagCATCCATTTAAGCAGAGGAGCTGGAAATAAATTAGGGCTTGGGAAAAGAACCCTTCAAGGGCAAGTGATACATATTTGATAATCCTACCATACTTGGAGTCATAAcaaaattttacataattttaaataattaatctAATATACCTATGTCTCTTAGAGAAGAAAACTTGAGAAAACAAGAAACCATTTAATCAGTTACGGTCGTTATTGGTTAGACTCGGCTCAGAGAGAAGGGGATCTTAGTTCAATATGATTGGAAAGACCACAACTCATTTCAGTACGACAGTTAACGTTGGGATTTTCGGTTGCTATTCGCGTAAGAATGTTCAGAAACacagaaaatctgaaaaaaattcatctctaaAATTGTTATTGCGATAAAAAAATAGTTCAATGTGTGAATGAGtagatgataaaaataagacacattgcattttatcacattttCTTTCGATAACAATCTATTTGCGTGTATACGGCATTAATTCAACGACTACGCTAAATTCAAACAGTAGATGACGCTGTATcttttacaaacttttattcACTATTACGACAACTGAGAACGAGTGTCCCATCGCAGCCAACTTAACATGATTAGTGTCGGAGGGAAGTCTAATTTTCCATCATGCTTCCACAGCAAGTAATTATAATCAATCTCAGTGAAGTTGCACACGATTTATACTAGCCGTGGTCTCGCGCGCTGACTCCGACCCTGACTCGCGTATTTGACATGCTGcctcctaaaagaaaaaataccgAAAGTGATCGTTCAGAAGGCGGAAAGAAAAACATGGCTGTCTAAATGTCAGCTTTCCTTGCGTTTGCGCGCCACCGTTTGTGCTTACAGTGATATTATCTAAAGCACGGTCCATTTACTTTAATGATAAGCGACTTAAACTCATGTTGTTGCAGAACAAAATTTGCGAAAACTATCTTCACgtctaatttttttgtgaactACGAATGGGGATTCCTACCTAACAAAACATAATACATCTCAGATATTTGTATTCACAGACATTCAAACGTGCGCATATTGTTGAATTAGCAGTCTTATTGAGTCTTCACTTAACGCTGTTAGACCATAATCTTTAATATAAACAGGTCGGTTTATTATTGATTAATCCGTTACTAAATGATGGTCGTCGACTCATAAATTCTACAGTGCACTGTCTGACGAATTATggtatttttttgtgtttttcatgtGTCCTCTTCCACTGTCTTATCTGAAACGATGAGGGAAATGCCGAGTTGGatttgggggagggggaagaacAGCCGAGGAACACTACAATTGTCCAAATACCACTCTGCCTTACGTCAGTCTACTCatcaaaattttagtttttcttggGGATAGGTTTTTTCTCGTTAAGGGTTTTCCAAACTTTTAccgtatcaagaaaagcggagCAGTTGAAAGTTGAGCAGGCTTTGTTTGACGATTAACAATGACAtatatggctactttggaacaatggcggaaacagctttaaaatacacgcgggatttttcaaaatttccgattatcatacgagcggcagatttaaaccatcggcaaaactgaTGATACGACAAATCCCCCCCGTGGGGGTGATTCTGGTAGACtttttaggatgcaaatagtcacggtggggtggatggtggggcaactgtagctttcgtatctgaagtaaagaaatgtcaccgttttttcctttacattgcttAAAACTGGCGAAAGTTATATTCAATAAGAGAGTCACTGTGCGATACAAAGGTGatgagagcatgtgtaacctggtattaacgtccgaagcctaccaCGCCATTGAATCATGTAGAAGACTATCttcatttgctcgattgtttaatgtgcgggtatttaaatttcgcgctgcgtgaatgagattttgttcctgatgtgcgcaaaaaggttcatattctccttcctctagcgtgtgatttaaacctggtaataacgtccgaagcctcgcgcgtcgttaattcatgtatttttgcgggtatctttctctttccctatttcaattcaacgaaaggagttaaaaaaaacaatgagcaaGTGGAAATAGTCGCACACGCTTGTTTTTTTCTCGCATTCGACTCGACTGTTCAATCCGAGTACATTATGTTTAAATTTCACGCttcgtaagcaagaaaaactaaataatctcctcccacaattttttttgtgcttaCACAAACCGACATCTAATTGATACCTATTCATCCTTTTGAGTGAATATCCAAAAAGCAGACTGAGTCTgctttttgtatatttttgcaTGATagttattaatattaataataatcacttttattaaaaatctTACCATTAAGGCATCTTTTTGACCCCGATTTCAAATCTTTTAGTTCGATCGTTACCAACACATTTTCATTCCAGGTTGATAGATGACAGACTTTTCCCTTGATAGGTTGCTTTTGTCCGTTAAGACCTTGTGACGTCGCCTTCCAGCAAAGGGATGATTTTCAATCTATATCTGGTATCGCGGGGGAGGCTTAACTTCAAAGCTAGTGCCCACACGTAACCTACCGACCTCTTCAATGGCTCCAATGGCTTTGTTGTGAAAACCTtagggggtggggagggtagGTATTGACATATCAATCGCGGTAGGGGGGGTTTTGCTTTGGCTTAAAACTGGACATCTCGGTTGAGTTCTTCATCGTCAGGCTTTGTTTTTTCGaggcatatatatatatatatatatatatatatatcttgaaTATAGTCTATTCTTGAGGTATAGTGCTCGATGCGTTTGCAGAGCGTGGAGTATCTGAAAGTTAGACAAATCAATAAGACATTGTTAACGCGATCATCAGACAGattttatatatacatatatatatatatatatatatatatatatataggaagtctgcaagtcgattttcgcgaggaacagtgctcaatacgttgaagcagagcagaataaatattatgagaggaaaaaacgacgcaactacatatcccgacaagcctgtttcgtgaatcgcttcactcttcaggggtttaatgaaagaatattcatgtgactatcgtttatatactaggaaaatttacataatacgcggtaaacttaaaaactttaaagttcagctgttgcgtagcaacgctttgtttctgtgtcggcatgaagatacgagttcgttacgcttatttagtgatgagaggtcgggtcggtaaattatcaggaatttctcttttaggcagaggttgcatcttttactggagctgctgtagggagagttagatgataagacgcgccatgaaatagagtagtcaatgttgtcgttcttaagtgtccagatgtgtttgctaagttcggtagagtttttgtgcttggcgtggcggaatgatgcggtgtgatttctgtgtcttgtttttaagtcggtttctgtgagtccaatgtatgtttcagaggtgttgttgtcattccgtgtgacggtggcttgataaacgactgaggattgaaggcagttaccattgaacgggcaattgttcttttgtcggcagttgcatgttttgttggttcccgtgccgtctttgttgtcttttgtgtaaggtgagtgggacgagtgtaagaagcgcttgttgtggttgtcgatgacctgtttggtgttgttcatacagctgtaactgattttgatggtgttgcggttaaatatattgcggaggctgtgatccttagggaaatgtttgtcgattaggctgaggaatttgtttccgatattggtgctgacgttcttgctaaatggagggttgtaccagaggatgttgcttcgctgcctgtttttgcgtttggcagtcgtggtgggttcgtagtgtagggtgtattgatatccgccttcgtcaagcGCTTTCtggtacgggggggcggctttgtcgaatgaagctttgtctgatgaaagggatgaaagtcgtttgttgatgccggcaggtatgttctttgtggtgatcggtggatgattgctctcgcggtgtacgtactgtagtgtggtgttaggctttgtgtagggctggtaggtgctgttgtttaggttgaaagtgacgtctaggaagttgataatctttt
The sequence above is a segment of the Pocillopora verrucosa isolate sample1 chromosome 5, ASM3666991v2, whole genome shotgun sequence genome. Coding sequences within it:
- the LOC131775271 gene encoding uromodulin-like translates to MEFSAFLIFAVWTSSMIYLTFGEERERAMVFPDYYFFAERRLANHTIETRKVKNFDDCELLCYLNDNCVSLNFKKDPDNIDAVHICELNNATHLTYDSDLTTDAKFYYRGSKNACDKNSHCQNNATCQSGFTLKGYRCLCPLGFEGERCEIDVDECKGNHSCHENANCTNTMGSHECNCQLGYTGNGQNCTDIDECSEAHTVKMNKCHPNASCTNTQGSYNCSCHPKYIGDGLNCEVDPCYEYKNLSHPKRKSSYNTPDHVERCETEFDGWYRFAGAAGTKMPTTRVPAYRCDTTFSGWLNGAHPTVEDGEVLRKVCFSDNSEGCKSKTSISVKNCSSYYIYKLHKPSVCPSRYCGTD